The following are encoded together in the Oncorhynchus nerka isolate Pitt River linkage group LG25, Oner_Uvic_2.0, whole genome shotgun sequence genome:
- the LOC115109420 gene encoding tetraspanin-3-like isoform X2 has protein sequence MGQCGITSSKTVLVFLNLIFWAAAGILCYVGAYVFITYDDYDHFFEDVYTLIPAVTIIAVGGLLFIIGLIGCCATIRESRYGLAAFVVLLLLVFVTEVLVVVFGYIYRSKVEDEVNHSIQKVYNEYNGTNTDAPSRAIDYVQRQLHCCGIHNYSDWRNTRWFNESRNNSIPVSCCKPNVSNCTGSLAHPGDLYPEGCEALVVKKLKEIIMYVIWAALTFAAIQVFGMLCAFVVLCRRSRDPAYELLMTGGTYA, from the exons GCAGCAGCAGGGATTTTGTGCTATGTTGGAGCCTACGTGTTCATCACGTATGATGACTACGACCACTTCTTTGAAGATGTGTACACCCTTATCCCTGCTGTGACCATAATTGCAGTAGGAGGCCTTCTTTTCATCATCGGTCTTATTGGATGTTGTGCCACAATACGAGAAAGCCGTTATGGGCTTGCAGCG TTTGTCGTCCTTCTCCTGCTGGTGTTTGTGACGGAAGTGCTTGTGGTGGTTTTTGGTTATATTTACAGGTCAAAG GTTGAAGATGAGGTCAATCACTCTATCCAGAAGGTGTACAATGAGTACAATGGCACCAACACAGATGCTCCCAGCCGTGCCATTGACTACGTGCAAAGACAG CTCCACTGTTGTGGGATTCACAATTACTCCGACTGGAGGAACACACGCTGGTTTAATGAGTCTCGAAACAACAGTATACCAGTGAGCTGCTGCAAACCTAACGTCAGCAACTGTACAGGCTCTCTAGCCCATCCTGGAGACCTCTATCCAGAG GGTTGTGAAGCCCTTGTTGTGAAGAAACTAAAGGAGATTATTATGTATGTCATCTGGGCTGCACTGACGTTCGCTGCAATTCAG GTATTTGGGATGCTGTGTGCCTTTGTTGTGCTGTGCCGGAGGAGCCGTGACCCTGCCTATGAACTTCTCATGACGGGGGGAACTTACGCATAA
- the LOC115109420 gene encoding tetraspanin-3-like isoform X3: MCKPAKAAAGILCYVGAYVFITYDDYDHFFEDVYTLIPAVTIIAVGGLLFIIGLIGCCATIRESRYGLAAFVVLLLLVFVTEVLVVVFGYIYRSKVEDEVNHSIQKVYNEYNGTNTDAPSRAIDYVQRQLHCCGIHNYSDWRNTRWFNESRNNSIPVSCCKPNVSNCTGSLAHPGDLYPEGCEALVVKKLKEIIMYVIWAALTFAAIQVFGMLCAFVVLCRRSRDPAYELLMTGGTYA; this comes from the exons ATGTGCAAACCTGCTAAg GCAGCAGCAGGGATTTTGTGCTATGTTGGAGCCTACGTGTTCATCACGTATGATGACTACGACCACTTCTTTGAAGATGTGTACACCCTTATCCCTGCTGTGACCATAATTGCAGTAGGAGGCCTTCTTTTCATCATCGGTCTTATTGGATGTTGTGCCACAATACGAGAAAGCCGTTATGGGCTTGCAGCG TTTGTCGTCCTTCTCCTGCTGGTGTTTGTGACGGAAGTGCTTGTGGTGGTTTTTGGTTATATTTACAGGTCAAAG GTTGAAGATGAGGTCAATCACTCTATCCAGAAGGTGTACAATGAGTACAATGGCACCAACACAGATGCTCCCAGCCGTGCCATTGACTACGTGCAAAGACAG CTCCACTGTTGTGGGATTCACAATTACTCCGACTGGAGGAACACACGCTGGTTTAATGAGTCTCGAAACAACAGTATACCAGTGAGCTGCTGCAAACCTAACGTCAGCAACTGTACAGGCTCTCTAGCCCATCCTGGAGACCTCTATCCAGAG GGTTGTGAAGCCCTTGTTGTGAAGAAACTAAAGGAGATTATTATGTATGTCATCTGGGCTGCACTGACGTTCGCTGCAATTCAG GTATTTGGGATGCTGTGTGCCTTTGTTGTGCTGTGCCGGAGGAGCCGTGACCCTGCCTATGAACTTCTCATGACGGGGGGAACTTACGCATAA